A genomic segment from Candidatus Korarchaeum cryptofilum OPF8 encodes:
- a CDS encoding DUF4143 domain-containing protein has product MEVLPLSFPEYARVREVELRISEYSRILSAFDEYLETGGFPRSINGDERFPEDLIASIEMDSVKSGRNPRILRLIAKSIIEKAPSAISFNSIAGDLGISHNTVHDYVRLMEDMFLLGVAYLKEDGKIIYRREKKIFIRDPFIAISLSKLLGADLSRAALLEWVVQEHVLRAFGEVYFWRNGLEVDVISGKLKVEVKAGKPHRRYPRGVTVLSEEDIPAFLLNLEDREIRLPN; this is encoded by the coding sequence GTGGAGGTACTTCCTCTCAGCTTTCCGGAATATGCGAGGGTGAGAGAGGTTGAATTGAGGATCAGTGAGTACAGCAGAATTCTCTCGGCTTTTGATGAATATCTCGAGACCGGAGGATTTCCCAGGAGCATAAATGGAGATGAAAGATTTCCGGAGGATCTAATTGCCAGCATCGAGATGGACTCCGTTAAGTCGGGAAGAAATCCCAGGATTCTGAGGCTTATAGCTAAATCGATAATAGAGAAGGCTCCTAGTGCCATCAGCTTCAACTCAATCGCTGGAGATCTTGGGATATCGCACAACACTGTCCATGATTATGTAAGGCTGATGGAGGACATGTTCCTCCTTGGAGTAGCTTACTTAAAGGAAGATGGGAAGATCATCTACAGAAGGGAGAAGAAGATCTTCATCAGGGATCCATTCATTGCAATATCTCTCTCAAAGCTCCTCGGGGCGGATCTCTCAAGAGCAGCTCTCCTTGAGTGGGTCGTTCAGGAGCACGTCCTAAGGGCATTCGGGGAAGTTTACTTCTGGAGGAATGGACTCGAGGTGGATGTCATTTCTGGAAAGCTGAAAGTCGAGGTTAAGGCTGGAAAGCCTCACAGGAGATATCCCAGAGGTGTCACAGTCCTTTCCGAAGAGGATATACCGGCTTTCCTCCTGAACTTAGAAGATAGGGAAATCAGACTTCCTAACTAG
- a CDS encoding AAA family ATPase, which yields MLFDERPKERREDLYDREREIDEIKGNVGRSIILITGIRRIGKTSVLKVALNEVDIPAVIVDARGLRRNYSRADLYRLIAHGLTSSLDKLRDLISGIRVMGLEVELSWRGRDSLSLIELFDKLNERKIIIAIDEAQRLRGPQSNELKDALAHSYDNRNITFILTGSEAGLLHDFVGVEDASSPLYGRFYFEVKLDRLSRDQSIDFLSKGFEQLNLRVSEEVLERAYEEFDGIPGWLTFFGNAYSSGISLERIKIMAVRTALEELKNMIRDNPRRYGLVLRAIAEGKRSWSDIKEYVEEREGSMISSSVLSNIIRNLEDMSVISRYEFLDPVYREAAKLLE from the coding sequence GTGCTCTTCGATGAAAGACCGAAGGAGAGGAGGGAGGACCTTTACGATAGGGAGAGGGAGATAGATGAGATAAAGGGGAACGTTGGGAGGTCCATCATCCTCATAACTGGGATAAGGAGGATTGGAAAGACTTCAGTGCTCAAAGTGGCCCTGAATGAGGTAGATATTCCAGCAGTGATAGTAGATGCTAGGGGGCTCAGGAGGAACTACAGCAGGGCCGATCTCTACAGGCTCATAGCTCACGGGCTCACTAGCTCCCTCGATAAGCTGAGGGATCTCATCTCAGGGATAAGGGTCATGGGCCTCGAGGTTGAGCTCTCTTGGAGGGGGAGGGATTCCCTGAGCCTCATAGAGCTATTCGATAAGCTCAATGAGAGGAAGATTATCATAGCTATTGATGAAGCTCAGAGGCTCAGGGGACCTCAGTCAAATGAGTTGAAAGATGCTCTCGCTCATTCCTACGATAATAGGAATATAACCTTCATCCTGACTGGATCCGAGGCGGGCCTCCTTCATGATTTCGTAGGTGTTGAGGACGCCAGCTCACCCCTCTATGGGAGGTTCTACTTTGAGGTGAAGTTGGATAGGCTGAGCAGGGATCAATCGATCGATTTCCTGAGTAAGGGCTTCGAGCAGTTGAATCTGAGGGTTAGTGAGGAAGTCCTGGAGAGGGCTTACGAGGAGTTCGATGGAATACCGGGATGGCTTACTTTCTTCGGGAACGCTTACTCGAGTGGAATTAGCTTAGAGAGGATAAAGATCATGGCAGTGAGGACTGCTCTGGAGGAGCTTAAGAACATGATAAGGGATAATCCCAGGAGATATGGGCTAGTTTTAAGGGCTATAGCAGAGGGGAAGAGGAGCTGGAGCGATATTAAGGAGTACGTTGAGGAGAGGGAGGGATCCATGATTTCAAGCAGCGTCCTGAGCAATATCATCAGGAATTTGGAGGATATGAGCGTGATAAGCAGATATGAATTCCTCGATCCTGTCTATAGGGAAGCGGCGAAGCTCCTTGAATAG
- a CDS encoding type IV toxin-antitoxin system AbiEi family antitoxin domain-containing protein: MPHYKYSQLLEELRRSSLFTYSFVERAAGSYAKLLIHRLRERGEIEELIKGVYTFKKSPYMIVKAIPSYIGLGSAAFLHGAWDQVTAITVLSPMVSSSIKGGMREIAGYKVYLRRISEKMYFGYDYIFIDEIGEFLRVSDPEKTLIDILYYRYPFRDEIIPRLVEIVDRGKLMNYADEIRRRGVREWRSLSNYLENLL; encoded by the coding sequence ATGCCTCACTATAAGTACTCACAACTCCTGGAAGAGCTCAGGAGATCCTCCCTCTTCACTTACAGTTTCGTTGAGCGGGCTGCCGGTAGCTACGCGAAGCTCCTGATCCACAGGCTGAGGGAGAGAGGGGAAATAGAGGAGCTCATTAAAGGGGTCTACACATTCAAGAAGTCTCCCTACATGATTGTGAAGGCAATCCCTTCTTATATAGGTCTAGGATCAGCTGCATTCCTCCATGGAGCCTGGGATCAAGTGACAGCTATAACAGTACTCTCCCCTATGGTCTCGAGCTCGATAAAGGGAGGGATGAGGGAGATAGCTGGATACAAAGTATATCTCAGGAGGATCTCTGAGAAGATGTACTTCGGGTACGATTACATATTCATAGATGAGATAGGGGAGTTCTTGAGGGTGAGCGATCCTGAGAAGACCCTGATAGACATCTTATACTACAGATATCCTTTCAGGGACGAGATAATTCCGAGGCTCGTTGAGATAGTGGATAGGGGGAAGCTGATGAATTACGCTGATGAGATTAGGAGGAGAGGGGTTAGGGAGTGGAGGTCTTTGAGCAACTATCTCGAGAACCTCCTATGA
- the rd gene encoding rubredoxin produces MIRYKCGVCGYIYDPMKGDESRGIKPGTPFEELPDDWRCPICGAPKSQFYPLDEEY; encoded by the coding sequence ATGATAAGGTATAAATGTGGCGTATGCGGCTACATATATGATCCAATGAAGGGGGATGAGAGTAGGGGGATTAAGCCGGGCACTCCCTTCGAGGAGCTCCCCGATGACTGGAGATGTCCCATCTGCGGCGCCCCTAAGAGCCAGTTCTACCCGTTGGATGAGGAGTATTAA
- a CDS encoding ATP-binding protein: protein MVSIIRFSDLERFRNTGRWTLVYGRRKVGKSYFIRSMGYDRYYFIGRSGTIFEDDSTLSYEAFKREAIQCLERDETVVIDEIQRLPGEFLDLLHKTGVRGRLIAISSTLWLTKELMGKSSPVLGLFSDFKMGLIDERDILKNLRGRVGDKKKLVEYSIFLREPWLIPIWEKAENFFRALPSTAKLTVPSLIGEIFTEEERTYSRIYDGILKAVAHGKQVSTEIASQLYSLRLIPAQDPSLVHPYLKILEGIGILERVKLHGRNKYYYRHSSPVIDYYYYLDAKYGISEREIQEDQAEKVLNERMPHYAEQFFSNLLSKEMGLWCEKIVERDYEVDAALTDFKRLVAVVEVKWKESFSGGEIRSLEEKLSRFPCRRILFVPRREDLPKEPEKVEVWDLDSVLNERTASSNDKHLGFSQI, encoded by the coding sequence GTGGTTAGTATAATCAGGTTTAGCGATTTGGAGAGGTTCAGGAACACCGGGAGGTGGACCCTAGTCTACGGGAGGAGGAAGGTCGGGAAGAGCTACTTCATAAGATCCATGGGCTATGATAGGTATTACTTCATCGGCAGGAGCGGGACCATATTCGAGGACGACTCGACCCTGAGCTATGAGGCTTTCAAGAGGGAAGCGATCCAATGCCTGGAGAGGGATGAGACCGTAGTAATAGATGAGATACAGCGCCTCCCCGGGGAGTTCCTGGACCTGCTCCACAAGACCGGAGTGAGGGGGAGGTTGATCGCTATATCATCAACTCTATGGCTGACGAAGGAGCTCATGGGAAAGAGCTCTCCAGTTCTGGGGCTCTTCTCAGATTTCAAGATGGGTTTAATAGACGAGAGGGATATTCTTAAGAATTTAAGGGGCAGAGTGGGAGATAAGAAAAAATTAGTGGAGTATTCCATATTCTTAAGGGAGCCCTGGCTCATCCCGATCTGGGAGAAGGCTGAGAACTTCTTCAGAGCCCTTCCTAGCACAGCTAAACTGACCGTACCCTCTCTGATAGGCGAGATATTCACGGAGGAGGAGAGGACATACTCCCGAATCTACGATGGCATACTCAAGGCTGTGGCCCATGGGAAGCAGGTATCAACGGAAATAGCCTCCCAGCTTTATTCACTCAGATTAATCCCGGCTCAGGATCCGAGCCTGGTGCATCCCTACCTTAAGATACTGGAGGGCATAGGGATTTTGGAGAGGGTGAAGCTCCACGGGAGGAATAAGTACTACTACAGGCACTCATCCCCCGTGATAGATTACTACTATTATCTAGATGCGAAATATGGGATCAGCGAGAGGGAGATTCAGGAAGATCAGGCTGAGAAGGTGCTGAATGAGAGGATGCCTCATTACGCTGAGCAATTCTTCTCTAATCTTCTCTCGAAAGAGATGGGCCTCTGGTGCGAGAAGATAGTGGAGAGGGATTATGAGGTGGATGCTGCTCTGACGGATTTCAAGAGGCTAGTGGCTGTCGTGGAAGTGAAGTGGAAGGAGAGCTTTTCAGGGGGAGAAATAAGATCCTTGGAGGAGAAACTCTCAAGATTTCCATGCAGGAGGATCCTTTTCGTCCCAAGGAGGGAGGATCTCCCTAAAGAGCCTGAAAAAGTTGAGGTATGGGATCTGGATAGCGTCCTCAATGAAAGAACAGCCTCCAGTAATGATAAGCATTTAGGATTCTCTCAGATCTAA
- a CDS encoding protein-tyrosine phosphatase family protein — MHLITWVIPNEIAISRIPVKREDIKAIKSMGIKAIVCLATEREVYPFWGGILTYEANVISEGMEFYFLPIEPKGAPDIRELIDLLTWISSRATRGKPVAIHCFAGVGRAGTVAAAYLIFKGMTPKAAIDQVRRVRPGAIESSEQEEVLFQLGSVINLVLKKEIPLKLILEPIETKKPRLKIFRLRR, encoded by the coding sequence ATCCATCTGATAACCTGGGTCATCCCAAACGAGATAGCTATATCCAGGATCCCCGTGAAGAGGGAGGACATAAAGGCCATCAAATCTATGGGGATAAAAGCTATAGTCTGCCTGGCGACTGAGAGGGAAGTATATCCTTTCTGGGGAGGCATACTAACTTACGAAGCCAATGTGATCTCAGAAGGTATGGAATTCTATTTCCTGCCTATAGAGCCAAAGGGAGCCCCTGACATCAGGGAACTGATAGATTTGCTGACTTGGATCTCATCTAGAGCTACTAGGGGGAAGCCTGTAGCTATCCACTGCTTCGCCGGTGTGGGGAGAGCAGGTACCGTCGCTGCTGCTTACTTGATATTCAAGGGGATGACCCCTAAAGCCGCTATAGATCAAGTGAGGAGGGTGAGGCCTGGAGCGATAGAGTCTAGCGAGCAGGAGGAGGTGCTCTTCCAACTCGGCTCGGTGATAAACTTAGTTTTGAAGAAGGAGATACCCCTGAAGCTGATATTAGAGCCTATAGAGACGAAGAAGCCCAGGCTGAAAATATTTAGATTGAGGAGGTAG
- a CDS encoding RNA-guided endonuclease InsQ/TnpB family protein encodes MEVYLGVPFGYEPNAELKKLLEDFRDMVNFCIDYAYKRRITSYAKLRGGVYEEWKRRWDYSTHYCHSACKIALAMLKKHRKNKKEGKPEARKLFMQLDPQLYRFYGDKIRISVRPRQFLFIYLRFGEYQRKFIDAWREGKLKTGEITVNEDKIIIPFKREVDLQNPSDWIAIDINESNVTAVSSNPHVLRIEHELRTVHTTYFIIRRRIQKLARYKPKTAERLLRKYSDREKNKTKDICHKISKLIVEFSKEYGFGILMEDLKGIRKRIKRGRRMNRRLHSWNFRRLQFYIEYKAKLNGLPVEYVNPRGTSSLCPVCGGRLAPNGHRLLKCPRCGYENDRDLIAGINMLRMRGAPLPLKAINEDSNRAIRDGTGSKC; translated from the coding sequence GTGGAAGTCTATCTAGGGGTCCCCTTCGGCTACGAACCCAACGCTGAGCTCAAAAAACTTCTAGAGGACTTCAGGGACATGGTAAACTTCTGCATAGATTATGCCTACAAAAGAAGGATAACATCTTATGCTAAGCTGAGGGGAGGAGTTTATGAAGAGTGGAAGAGGAGATGGGATTACTCAACTCATTATTGCCACTCAGCTTGTAAGATAGCTCTAGCTATGCTCAAGAAACACAGGAAGAATAAAAAGGAAGGGAAACCCGAGGCCAGGAAGTTATTCATGCAGCTGGATCCCCAGCTCTATAGGTTCTACGGAGATAAGATCAGGATATCTGTTAGGCCGAGGCAGTTCCTGTTCATATATCTGAGATTCGGGGAATATCAGAGGAAGTTCATTGATGCTTGGAGGGAGGGGAAGCTCAAGACTGGTGAGATAACTGTGAATGAGGATAAAATTATTATTCCCTTTAAGAGGGAAGTAGATCTTCAGAATCCCTCGGACTGGATAGCCATCGATATAAATGAATCCAATGTAACGGCAGTTAGCTCTAACCCTCACGTTTTAAGAATAGAGCATGAGCTTAGAACAGTACATACGACTTACTTCATCATAAGGAGGAGAATACAGAAGCTCGCCAGATATAAGCCGAAGACCGCTGAAAGGCTCCTGAGGAAGTACTCCGATAGGGAGAAGAATAAAACTAAGGATATATGCCACAAGATATCGAAGCTAATAGTGGAATTCTCCAAGGAATATGGCTTCGGAATATTGATGGAGGATCTAAAAGGAATAAGGAAACGCATAAAAAGGGGGAGGAGGATGAACAGGAGGCTTCATTCATGGAACTTCAGGAGGCTTCAATTCTACATAGAATATAAGGCTAAATTGAACGGATTGCCTGTCGAGTATGTCAATCCGAGGGGGACCTCGAGCCTGTGCCCGGTATGTGGGGGGAGATTAGCTCCGAATGGGCACAGGCTTCTAAAATGCCCGCGTTGCGGTTACGAGAATGATAGGGACTTGATCGCGGGCATTAATATGCTCAGGATGAGGGGAGCCCCGTTGCCCCTGAAAGCCATCAATGAGGATAGCAACAGAGCTATCCGAGATGGAACGGGTAGTAAATGTTAA
- a CDS encoding AAA family ATPase — MNPKERKEDLYDREEELRSISEALNLRERLIIVYGIRRIGKTSLMRVSLGDYPHVLLDMRKLYFSENTVTMPLLVKYILEGFREQMKASEKLYLGLRDAISRIKGLRIGEIGIEIEPNAKVSLTDVLSRVNDWCEERGERFVFAFDEAQYLRFSNIRYDGIIAWAVDNLENLSFLLSGSEIGVLRDFLRIDEPGAPLFGRYRREVYVDRFTEEESFDFLHRGFRELGVEPKVDEIEDTLKTLDGIVGWLTLYGYMRAVRKLPHEDALAKVFEEGSKLVMEELDKVISPSRKRYLAIMKAVAHGSSSWSDIKAYVTARTGPIPDSRLDELLGNLIKYGYLEKNDEYRIPDPIVKRAVISS, encoded by the coding sequence GTGAACCCGAAGGAGAGGAAGGAGGACTTGTACGATAGGGAGGAGGAGCTCAGGAGTATTTCAGAAGCGTTGAACTTGAGGGAGAGGTTGATCATAGTCTATGGGATAAGGAGGATTGGGAAGACGAGTTTAATGAGAGTCTCCCTGGGGGATTATCCTCACGTCCTTCTGGACATGAGGAAGCTTTACTTCAGTGAGAACACTGTGACGATGCCCCTCTTGGTCAAGTATATCTTAGAAGGATTCAGGGAGCAAATGAAAGCCAGCGAGAAGCTTTATTTAGGCTTAAGGGATGCTATCAGTAGGATAAAGGGACTGAGAATTGGGGAGATCGGTATTGAGATAGAGCCCAATGCCAAGGTGTCCCTCACGGATGTCCTCTCCAGGGTTAACGATTGGTGCGAGGAGAGAGGTGAGAGGTTCGTCTTCGCGTTCGATGAAGCTCAGTACCTCAGGTTTTCAAACATCAGATACGATGGGATAATCGCGTGGGCAGTTGATAACTTGGAAAATCTCAGTTTCCTGCTCTCTGGAAGCGAAATTGGTGTTTTAAGGGATTTTCTGAGGATCGATGAGCCTGGAGCACCTCTATTCGGGAGGTACAGGAGGGAAGTTTATGTCGATAGGTTCACGGAGGAGGAGAGCTTCGACTTCCTCCATAGAGGCTTCAGGGAGTTGGGAGTAGAGCCGAAGGTCGATGAGATAGAGGATACTTTAAAAACGCTCGATGGTATAGTCGGATGGCTCACTTTATACGGTTACATGAGAGCCGTGAGGAAGCTCCCGCATGAAGATGCGCTGGCTAAAGTGTTCGAGGAGGGATCGAAGCTAGTGATGGAGGAACTCGATAAAGTGATCTCACCATCTAGAAAAAGATATTTGGCTATAATGAAAGCTGTCGCCCATGGCTCGAGCTCTTGGAGCGATATAAAAGCCTATGTAACTGCTAGGACAGGGCCAATCCCGGACAGTAGGCTCGATGAACTCTTGGGGAATTTGATCAAGTACGGTTATCTGGAGAAGAACGATGAATACAGGATACCCGATCCCATCGTGAAGCGTGCGGTCATCAGTTCATGA
- a CDS encoding radical SAM protein, translating into MERGYDPIALAEVTRRIVERDGGRKYYRFRGGRWYGGIATADCVGCNLRCIFCWSNTPRDNPAMGWGFYSPEEVYRNLVKIAERRGYRLLRVSGNEPTICWDHLMKILELVEEDGRFKFILETNGTLIDEAKAYDLSMFRRVHVRVSLKGACEEEFSLLTGARPEAFELQLNALKHLADQNVPAHPAVMLSFSSEESLGKLIERLNEIDPVYVRELEEEYVFLYPHVKERLRRAGIIPKVAYEPDRVPEDLV; encoded by the coding sequence GTGGAGAGGGGTTACGATCCCATAGCCCTCGCTGAGGTAACGAGGAGGATCGTCGAGAGGGATGGGGGCAGGAAGTACTACAGGTTCAGAGGGGGCAGGTGGTACGGCGGAATAGCTACTGCTGATTGCGTTGGCTGCAACCTGAGGTGCATCTTCTGCTGGAGCAACACGCCTAGGGATAATCCGGCCATGGGCTGGGGGTTCTACAGCCCCGAGGAGGTATATCGCAACTTAGTAAAAATAGCTGAGAGGAGGGGCTACAGGCTGCTCAGAGTATCCGGGAACGAGCCAACGATATGCTGGGATCACTTGATGAAGATCCTCGAGCTAGTAGAGGAGGATGGACGCTTCAAGTTCATCCTGGAGACGAACGGTACCCTTATAGATGAAGCGAAGGCTTATGACTTATCCATGTTCAGGAGGGTCCACGTGAGGGTATCCCTGAAAGGGGCGTGCGAGGAGGAGTTCAGCCTCCTCACCGGAGCTAGGCCAGAGGCCTTCGAGCTGCAGCTCAATGCATTGAAGCATCTAGCTGATCAAAATGTCCCAGCCCATCCGGCTGTCATGCTCTCCTTCTCAAGTGAGGAGAGCTTAGGGAAGCTCATAGAGAGGCTGAATGAGATAGATCCAGTTTATGTGAGGGAGCTGGAGGAGGAGTATGTTTTTCTCTACCCTCACGTCAAGGAGAGGCTGAGAAGAGCTGGGATTATACCAAAAGTGGCATATGAGCCTGATAGAGTGCCAGAGGACCTCGTATGA
- a CDS encoding nucleotidyl transferase AbiEii/AbiGii toxin family protein, whose product MEPRRIPLIKILKGRLLKIAELQDTVILELSRRFNFVLHGGLAVWRVYGGKRFSLDIDIYHDNPREVNIPFKSTRVLTASGVLYLRIKDDVEIELEASPMFEEVVEADYWLVDGSSIVVRTLKQEELVREKVRAFLERGKARDLYDIYYLLDLCDPELIREDMRVLSGKLRMPDDFSGLKELILMGVPP is encoded by the coding sequence GTGGAACCCAGGAGGATCCCTCTTATCAAGATACTCAAGGGGAGGCTCTTGAAGATAGCTGAGCTCCAAGATACGGTGATTCTAGAGCTCTCCAGGAGATTCAACTTCGTCCTCCATGGAGGTCTAGCTGTCTGGAGGGTTTACGGAGGGAAGAGGTTCTCATTGGACATAGATATCTATCATGATAATCCTAGAGAGGTGAACATCCCATTTAAATCCACGAGAGTGCTCACAGCATCGGGAGTCCTTTATTTGAGAATCAAGGATGATGTTGAAATCGAGCTCGAGGCATCCCCCATGTTTGAGGAGGTAGTGGAGGCAGATTACTGGCTCGTCGATGGGAGTAGCATCGTCGTCAGGACTCTCAAACAAGAGGAGCTCGTCAGGGAGAAGGTGAGGGCATTCCTGGAGAGGGGGAAAGCGAGGGACCTCTACGATATCTACTACCTCCTGGACCTATGCGATCCCGAGCTCATAAGGGAGGATATGAGAGTCCTCTCAGGGAAATTGAGGATGCCTGATGATTTCTCAGGACTTAAGGAGCTCATATTGATGGGAGTCCCCCCCTAG
- a CDS encoding ArsB/NhaD family transporter: MDYKTVVGLGITVFLTVSLVMRSRRPQIPVWSIMAFTSFLTIVSGLVGLDELESVIDLDVILFLIGMFTIVGLAESSGLLAMLPSWFISMFKSRYSLIYASSLLFGLLAAVAMNDTVALMGPPIAYAISRVARIDPRAMFLLLAFSLTIGSVMTPIGNPQNVLIVGRSGMVAPFLKFVAWLSVPTLLNLMVTPYILIKYYKIKNERVESLLMPYEVLRNRRDALIAGVGIIVVIVSLVLNDLLELMGLPHVSRRGFIPFVVAAGMYMLSSNPRKSISNIDWGTIVFFITMFITMEGVWRSGILSPMLEALVPTKLEGLKNLAAVTAASVLGSQLLSNVPFARLFIKYLESLGYGSGDDITWIALAMSSTVAGNLTLLGAASNIIMLEYLESRMGTTITFLEFLKVGSLVTIANIALYLPFLALSSL, translated from the coding sequence GTGGACTACAAAACGGTGGTCGGACTGGGGATCACAGTATTCCTGACAGTTTCGCTAGTCATGAGGAGCCGTAGGCCTCAGATACCCGTTTGGAGCATCATGGCTTTCACATCATTCCTCACGATCGTCTCGGGTTTGGTGGGCTTGGATGAGCTCGAATCCGTAATAGATCTGGATGTGATACTATTCCTCATAGGCATGTTCACTATCGTGGGGCTCGCGGAGTCCTCAGGGCTCCTGGCAATGCTCCCCTCCTGGTTCATATCGATGTTTAAGAGCAGGTACTCCCTGATATACGCATCATCGCTGCTCTTCGGTCTCCTAGCTGCGGTGGCTATGAACGATACCGTAGCCCTCATGGGCCCGCCCATCGCATACGCAATATCCAGGGTCGCGAGGATCGACCCCAGAGCTATGTTCCTGCTGCTAGCATTCTCCCTGACTATAGGCTCCGTGATGACCCCAATAGGGAACCCTCAGAACGTGCTGATAGTCGGAAGATCAGGTATGGTTGCGCCATTCTTGAAGTTCGTTGCGTGGCTCTCGGTACCAACGCTGCTGAACCTGATGGTGACCCCCTACATATTGATCAAGTATTACAAGATCAAAAACGAGAGAGTGGAATCTCTACTAATGCCTTACGAAGTCCTGAGGAACAGGAGGGATGCTCTAATAGCTGGCGTCGGTATTATAGTGGTCATAGTTAGCTTAGTTCTGAACGATCTGCTCGAACTGATGGGCCTCCCTCACGTCTCCAGGAGGGGTTTCATACCGTTCGTAGTCGCCGCGGGGATGTACATGCTCTCCAGCAACCCCAGGAAGTCCATCTCGAATATCGATTGGGGTACCATCGTCTTCTTCATAACTATGTTCATAACAATGGAGGGCGTTTGGAGGAGCGGTATCCTCAGCCCCATGCTCGAAGCACTCGTCCCGACGAAGCTAGAAGGTCTTAAGAATCTCGCCGCTGTGACTGCAGCATCCGTACTGGGCAGCCAGCTCCTGAGCAACGTACCGTTCGCGAGGCTCTTCATAAAATATCTGGAGAGCCTAGGTTACGGCAGTGGGGATGACATAACTTGGATAGCCCTCGCTATGTCCTCAACAGTAGCGGGGAACCTCACATTGTTGGGCGCAGCATCGAACATAATAATGCTCGAATACTTGGAATCGCGCATGGGGACGACAATAACATTCCTTGAGTTCCTCAAGGTCGGCTCTCTAGTTACTATCGCCAATATAGCTCTTTACCTACCCTTCCTCGCACTTTCCTCGCTTTAA
- a CDS encoding aldo/keto reductase, which yields MEFRYIGDVKVSEVGLGTWQFSDSWGVTNYDLAKSIIERALDVGVNFFDTAAVYGMGMSERFLGQALKELGERENVFIATKIPGEFLSRHDVFKATKRSMERLGSYIDLMQVHWPPCWDNIPTCEYMRALEELVHIGVIRMIGLSDFPPELIESAWSCLSTEDIVSIQVKYNLVERDAEKEIIPYAEAYDLSVLAWSPLAKGALSGKYRPENLPEFSDVREGSAVFHPENFRQVYEIVKLLEEIGAKYGKKPSQVALKWLLMASEKVIVIPGAKSPEQVEENTGASGWTMSLDDWMKLEEESGKIRITRVLW from the coding sequence ATGGAGTTCAGGTATATAGGCGATGTCAAGGTCTCGGAGGTGGGCTTGGGGACCTGGCAGTTCAGCGACTCCTGGGGAGTGACTAACTACGATCTCGCCAAGTCCATCATAGAGAGAGCTCTGGATGTCGGAGTGAACTTCTTCGATACCGCAGCTGTATATGGAATGGGGATGAGCGAGAGGTTCCTCGGGCAGGCCCTCAAGGAGCTGGGGGAGAGGGAGAACGTCTTCATAGCTACTAAGATACCCGGGGAATTCTTATCCAGGCACGACGTATTTAAAGCTACCAAGAGGTCCATGGAGAGGCTGGGGAGCTACATAGATCTAATGCAGGTCCACTGGCCCCCCTGCTGGGATAACATACCGACGTGCGAGTACATGAGAGCTTTAGAGGAGTTAGTCCACATAGGGGTGATAAGGATGATAGGGCTCAGCGATTTCCCCCCTGAGCTCATAGAATCTGCCTGGTCCTGCCTATCAACTGAGGATATAGTCAGCATCCAGGTGAAGTACAACTTAGTTGAGAGGGATGCTGAGAAGGAGATAATCCCTTACGCAGAGGCATATGATTTGAGCGTTCTTGCATGGTCCCCTCTAGCTAAAGGAGCCCTTTCAGGGAAGTACAGGCCCGAGAACCTTCCGGAGTTCAGCGATGTCAGGGAGGGCTCCGCTGTATTCCATCCCGAGAACTTCAGGCAGGTTTATGAGATAGTGAAGTTGCTTGAGGAGATTGGAGCAAAGTACGGGAAGAAACCATCTCAAGTGGCTTTGAAATGGCTTCTCATGGCTAGTGAGAAGGTGATAGTGATACCTGGAGCTAAGAGCCCGGAGCAAGTGGAGGAGAATACAGGGGCATCGGGTTGGACCATGAGCTTAGATGATTGGATGAAGCTGGAGGAGGAGAGCGGTAAGATAAGGATAACTAGGGTTCTTTGGTAG